The following coding sequences lie in one Mycobacterium gordonae genomic window:
- a CDS encoding glutaredoxin family protein — translation MVTSARRSQVQLLTRAGCAICDRMHAQLAELAEELGFDLLSTDVDAAAQAGKPELRAEFGDRLPVVLLDGREHSYWEVDEPRLRADLAVRRS, via the coding sequence ATGGTCACGTCCGCCCGCCGATCGCAGGTGCAACTGCTGACTCGCGCCGGTTGCGCGATCTGTGACCGGATGCACGCGCAGCTGGCCGAACTGGCCGAAGAACTCGGCTTCGACCTGCTCAGCACGGACGTCGACGCCGCCGCGCAGGCCGGAAAGCCCGAGCTGAGGGCCGAATTCGGCGATCGGCTGCCGGTGGTGCTGCTCGACGGCCGAGAGCACAGCTACTGGGAGGTCGACGAACCCCGATTGCGGGCTGACCTCGCCGTCCGGCGGTCGTGA
- the hemC gene encoding hydroxymethylbilane synthase: MIRIGTRGSLLATTQAATVRDALIASGHPAELVTISTAGDRSSAPIEELGVGVFTTALREAMEQGHVDAAVHSHKDLPTAPDPRFTIAAIPPRNDPRDALVARDGLVLGELPAGSLVGTSSPRRAAQLRALGLGLEIRPLRGNLDTRLNRVSSGDLDAVVVARAGLARLGRLDDVTETLEPVQMLPAPAQGALAVECRSDDSRLAAVLAALDDADTRAAVTAERALLAELEAGCSAPVGAIAEVVESIDEEGRVFEELSLRGCVAALDGSDVIRASGIGTSDRARELGLSVAAELFELGAAELMWGAREDPARGS; this comes from the coding sequence GTGATCCGGATAGGCACTCGGGGCAGCCTGCTGGCCACCACCCAGGCCGCGACCGTCAGGGACGCTTTGATCGCCAGCGGCCATCCCGCCGAGTTGGTGACGATCAGCACAGCCGGCGACCGATCGTCGGCGCCGATCGAAGAGTTGGGTGTGGGGGTTTTCACCACCGCGCTGCGCGAGGCGATGGAGCAGGGTCACGTCGATGCCGCCGTGCACTCGCACAAGGATTTGCCGACCGCGCCCGACCCCCGGTTCACCATTGCCGCCATACCGCCACGCAACGACCCCCGTGACGCACTGGTGGCCCGTGACGGGCTGGTGCTGGGAGAGTTGCCGGCCGGTTCGCTGGTCGGCACCTCCTCGCCACGGCGGGCCGCACAGCTTAGAGCATTGGGTCTCGGTTTGGAAATCCGCCCCCTACGAGGCAACCTAGATACCAGGTTGAACAGGGTGAGTAGTGGTGATCTTGACGCCGTCGTGGTGGCCCGGGCCGGGTTGGCCCGACTGGGTCGTCTCGACGACGTCACCGAGACGCTAGAGCCGGTGCAGATGTTGCCAGCACCAGCTCAGGGTGCTCTCGCCGTCGAGTGCCGATCCGACGACAGTCGTTTGGCGGCTGTGTTGGCGGCACTGGACGACGCCGACACACGTGCGGCGGTCACCGCGGAGCGTGCCCTGCTCGCCGAACTGGAGGCCGGTTGCTCGGCACCGGTGGGCGCGATCGCGGAAGTGGTCGAGTCCATCGATGAGGAGGGGCGGGTCTTCGAAGAGCTGTCGCTGCGCGGCTGCGTGGCGGCACTCGACGGATCCGATGTGATCCGCGCGTCCGGAATCGGCACCTCCGATCGGGCACGGGAGTTGGGCCTCTCGGTTGCCGCGGAGTTGTTCGAACTGGGCGCCGCAGAGTTGATGTGGGGAGCGCGGGAAGACCCCGCGCGAGGGAGTTGA
- a CDS encoding glutamyl-tRNA reductase, producing MSILLFGVSHRSAPVSVLEQLSIDEFDQTKIVDSVLQSPLVSEAMVLSTCNRVEVYAVVEAFHGGLSVIGQVLAEYSGLPMGDLTKHAYVRYSEAAVEHLFAVASGLDSAVVGEQQVLGQVRRAYASAEANSAVGRVLHELAQRALSVGKRVHSETAIDAAGASVVSVALGIAERKLGTLAGKTAAVVGAGSMGALAASHLTRAGIGRVHVLNRSLARAARLADRIEASGIPAEALTLDRLTHALGDADVVVSCTGAVSPVVSLADVHHALVNARRDEAEEPLVICDLGMPRDVDPAVAGLPGVLVVDVDRVQHEPSAHAAAADVDAARHIVAAEVAAYLTGQRMAEVTPTVTALRQRAADVVEAELLRLDNRLPGLATAEREEVARTVRRVVDKLLHAPTVRIKQLASAPGGDSYAEALRELFELEQTAVDAVATAGELQVLATEFDNPSAE from the coding sequence GTGAGCATCCTGCTCTTCGGGGTTTCGCACCGCAGTGCGCCGGTCTCTGTGCTGGAACAACTCAGTATCGACGAGTTCGATCAGACCAAGATCGTCGACTCGGTGCTGCAGTCGCCGCTGGTAAGCGAGGCCATGGTGCTCTCGACGTGCAACCGCGTCGAGGTCTATGCCGTCGTCGAGGCGTTTCACGGCGGGCTGTCGGTGATCGGGCAGGTGCTGGCCGAGTATTCGGGGTTGCCGATGGGCGACCTGACCAAGCATGCCTACGTCCGCTACAGCGAGGCCGCCGTCGAGCATCTGTTCGCCGTGGCCAGCGGGCTGGACTCGGCGGTGGTCGGCGAACAGCAGGTGTTGGGGCAGGTGCGCCGCGCCTATGCCTCGGCCGAAGCCAACAGCGCAGTCGGGAGAGTGCTGCACGAACTGGCCCAGCGCGCGCTGTCGGTGGGTAAGCGGGTGCACTCCGAAACCGCGATCGACGCCGCCGGCGCCTCGGTGGTGTCGGTGGCCCTCGGCATCGCCGAACGCAAGCTGGGCACCCTCGCCGGCAAGACCGCCGCCGTGGTCGGCGCCGGATCGATGGGTGCCCTCGCGGCGTCCCACCTCACCCGGGCCGGCATCGGCCGGGTGCACGTGCTGAACCGGTCGTTGGCCCGGGCCGCGCGGCTGGCGGACCGGATCGAGGCATCGGGCATACCGGCCGAGGCGCTGACGCTCGATCGGCTGACCCACGCGCTGGGCGACGCCGATGTGGTGGTCAGCTGCACCGGGGCGGTCAGCCCGGTGGTGTCACTGGCCGACGTCCATCACGCCCTGGTCAACGCCCGTCGCGACGAGGCCGAGGAGCCTCTGGTCATCTGCGATCTCGGCATGCCCCGCGACGTCGACCCCGCGGTGGCCGGACTCCCCGGTGTGCTGGTGGTCGACGTGGACCGGGTGCAACACGAACCGTCGGCCCACGCGGCGGCCGCCGACGTCGACGCGGCCCGCCACATCGTCGCCGCCGAGGTCGCGGCGTATCTGACCGGGCAGCGGATGGCCGAGGTCACCCCGACGGTCACCGCTCTGCGTCAGCGGGCCGCCGACGTCGTCGAGGCCGAGTTGCTGCGCCTGGACAACCGGCTGCCCGGGCTGGCCACCGCCGAGCGCGAAGAGGTGGCCCGCACGGTGCGACGGGTGGTGGACAAGCTGCTGCACGCACCCACCGTGCGGATCAAGCAGCTGGCCAGTGCGCCCGGCGGCGACAGCTACGCAGAGGCGCTGCGCGAGCTGTTCGAACTGGAACAGACCGCTGTCGACGCTGTCGCCACAGCTGGCGAACTGCAAGTTCTGGCAACGGAATTCGACAATCCTTCGGCCGAGTGA
- a CDS encoding FAS1-like dehydratase domain-containing protein yields the protein MTVPQGAEGIIGKHYRQEDYFVVGREKVREFALSVKDENPIHHSEAVAAAAGYDKLPAPLTFLAIAGRRVQLEIFTKFSIPINIARVMHRDQKFKFHRPIVVGDELHFDTYLDSVIQSHGTVLAEIRSEVTDGEGKPVITSVVTMLGEAAQHDAEAEATVAAIASIG from the coding sequence ATGACTGTTCCCCAGGGGGCCGAAGGAATCATCGGTAAGCACTACCGGCAGGAAGACTACTTCGTGGTCGGACGCGAAAAGGTCCGTGAGTTCGCCCTTTCGGTCAAAGACGAGAACCCGATTCATCACAGCGAAGCCGTCGCCGCAGCGGCCGGCTACGACAAGCTGCCGGCCCCACTCACATTCCTGGCCATCGCCGGTCGGCGCGTTCAGCTGGAGATTTTCACCAAATTCAGCATCCCGATCAACATCGCCCGAGTCATGCACCGCGACCAGAAGTTCAAGTTCCACCGCCCGATCGTGGTCGGTGATGAGTTGCACTTCGACACCTATCTCGACTCGGTGATCCAGTCCCACGGCACGGTGCTGGCCGAAATACGCAGCGAAGTGACCGACGGCGAAGGAAAGCCCGTGATCACCAGCGTCGTCACCATGTTGGGCGAAGCGGCGCAGCACGACGCCGAGGCCGAGGCCACGGTGGCTGCAATTGCATCCATCGGATAG
- a CDS encoding HAD family hydrolase: protein MASSEYVSGRVDLEALAANASAERALEGLRADSETERPQPPVDLTAAAFFDVDNTLVQGSSAVHFGRGLAARDYFTYRDVLGFVYAQAKFQVLGKENSQDVAAGRRKALAFIEGRSVDELVRLGDEIYDEIIADKIWPGTRELTQMHLDAGQQVWLITATPYELAATIARRLGLTGALGTVAESVDGIFTGRLVGDILHGTGKAHAVRSLAIREGLNLKRCTAYSDSYNDVPMLSLVGTAVAINPDARLRSLARERGWEIRDFRTARKAARIGVPSALALGAAGGALAALASRRQSR from the coding sequence ATGGCTTCCTCTGAATATGTGAGCGGTCGCGTCGATCTGGAGGCCTTGGCCGCCAACGCCAGTGCCGAACGGGCGCTGGAGGGGCTGCGTGCAGATTCCGAAACCGAACGTCCGCAGCCGCCCGTCGATCTGACCGCCGCCGCCTTCTTCGATGTGGACAACACGTTGGTGCAGGGTTCGTCGGCAGTGCACTTCGGCCGGGGGCTGGCCGCCCGGGACTACTTCACCTACCGGGACGTGCTCGGATTCGTCTACGCGCAGGCCAAGTTCCAGGTGCTCGGCAAGGAGAACAGCCAGGATGTCGCCGCCGGCCGGCGCAAGGCGCTGGCCTTCATCGAGGGCCGGTCGGTCGATGAACTGGTGCGACTCGGCGACGAAATCTACGACGAGATCATCGCCGACAAGATCTGGCCCGGCACCCGCGAACTCACCCAGATGCATCTCGACGCCGGCCAGCAGGTGTGGCTGATCACCGCCACCCCATACGAGCTGGCGGCAACCATCGCGCGCCGGCTCGGCCTGACCGGCGCCCTGGGCACCGTGGCCGAATCGGTCGACGGGATCTTCACCGGCAGGCTGGTGGGCGACATCTTGCACGGGACCGGCAAGGCACATGCGGTGCGTTCGCTGGCGATCCGGGAGGGACTCAACCTCAAGCGCTGCACCGCATATTCCGACAGTTACAACGACGTGCCCATGCTGTCCCTGGTGGGCACCGCGGTCGCGATCAACCCGGACGCCCGCCTGCGCAGCCTGGCCCGCGAGCGGGGCTGGGAAATTCGCGACTTCCGCACCGCACGCAAGGCCGCGCGCATCGGGGTGCCGTCCGCCCTGGCGCTGGGGGCGGCCGGCGGCGCGCTGGCGGCTCTGGCATCCCGGCGCCAATCACGCTGA